TCCAGTACCGGCGGCACAGCAGCTCAGACTCGTCCGTACGGGCCGTAGACGGACGGAGGTTTGCGGAGGAACGGAGATTCTTCCGTGAGGAGGCGGCCAGGTTCCGGGAGCTGGGCTGGAAGAAGGCGGCACTGGCAGCGGACCTCCACTGGACCTCGCGGCTGCACGCGCTGCTGGTGCTGTTAAGGAGCGTGCGCAGGCCAACAGTTCAGGGCACCGTTGTGCTGGGACGGCACGTCCTGACCTGACTGCTAATAGCCCGGGGCGGGCGCCAATCCAAGATAGGTTTCCAGGGTCCCTGCTCCTGAGGCCCGCAGGCCGGCAGCCATGGAGTCGCCGACATAGCGAAGGTGCCACGGCTCGTACGCGTAGCCGGTCACGGGTTCGGCGCCCTCCGGGTAGCGGACAATAAACCCGAAGCGGTGTGCATTCGCTTCGACCCACTGGCCGGCAGGGGTTTGTGCAAAACACGCCTGCAGCTGGCAGGAACCGTCGGCTGCGCCGACGTCGGCAGCCAAACCGCTTTGGTGCTCGCTGTGGCCGGGACGGGCAGAGATCCGGTCCGCTGCCTCCACGCCGTAGCGGGCCACATAAGAGTCGTAAACAGCCGACTGGGCGGAGTAGGAGCGGTAGGCGCTGACCAGCGCCAGGTCCGCACCTGCTGCTGCCGCGTCAGCCTGCATCCGGCTGAAAGCGTCAGCCGCCTCTGCCCGCAGTGTGCTGCCGCCCGCCGGAACCAGATCTGCCGGAGCATAGTCCGCGGGCCCAAACGGCCGCTGCTTGTTGACCACCGCGCCCACGGAGGCGGGGTCGTCAATATCGCGCTGCACTGCTGCCCCGGTGGAAGGGGACCAGGTGATCAGCCCACGTTGGAAGTGCTGGCGGCAGCTGCCGTCGCCGCAGACCGGAGCCTCAACGGGATAACCCAGCGGCCCCTCCTCGGCAGCGTCTGCTTCCCAGGCCGCACGGATGGCGCCCCAAACCGGCATGGCGCCGGTTGCCGGGGTCCAAACAATGGCACCGTGCTGGTAGGTCCGTATGCAGCCGTTGTCGCGCTGGCCGCAGGTTTCCCGCCCGGTGGGGGCACCGAGGCCGCCGGAGGAACCGCCAAAGGAAGCATGCGCGGAATCGATGGCCGTCTCCTGGCCCGCGGTCGCACCGGAAACACCGGCGAAGGCAGCAAGGAGGACCACGGCATTGGCCACCGCCAGCGAGCTTCGTGTCAGACGCATGTTCCTCCTTTTAAACGCAGTTCCTCAGTGCATTATCGGCAGCAGGAACCCTATTCGTTAGGTGTCACCGGCAACTTTCCCCGCTACCCTTTACCGGCTTGGTGGCCGGGCGAACTGTTACTTCCAGCGTGGCGTGCCTGCCCCGGATCCTGCGAAACCGTCAGGTACGCTTTAGCTCGTCTTACAGCGAATTCGCTGGCATTTGGTTCCGCGCACTGTCTGGAGAAACTCTTGAAGAACCGTTACGTTTTCCGGATGGCCGGCGCGGCCCTGGCCCTCGCACTTAGTTTCAGCGTAGTACAGCCGGCTGCCGGCTGGGCGCAAAACCAGGCCGGTGAGCAGGCTGTGGAAGCCGTTCCCGGCAATACCCCCGCCGCCCAGACAACGGAGCCGGCGGACCCGGCTGTGCGCGAAGGTGAAACAGTTCCGTCAGCTCCGCCGGAGTCCGCGGCCGACGGACCTGCCCAGGCCCCGGCCGATGCCGCACAGACCCCCGGGAGCACTCCCTCACCGTCCTCCGCACCCACGGCCCCAGCCGATGGGGCTCCCGCGGAGGACACGGATCTATTGGATGAGGTTGGGCCGCTTGGTGCCCGCATGGGGCAGGGCCTGGAACGCCTGCTGACCACCGGAGACCCCCAGGTGCCCACGCCCGAGGAGACGGCGTTGCGCGAAGCCGCCGATGCGGGGGCCCTGCCGGCTCCGGAAGCCGTAACGCCCAACCCGATTGCCGGGCCTGCCGCAGCTGTGGATCCCGCCGCCTCCCGCTCGGCAAAAGCCCCCGGCACGCTCCGGATCGAGGCGGCTTTCACCGCCTCTGATACGGCTGGGGTTTCCCCCGCCGCTGATTGGCGGCCGCAGGGACTCCAAGGCCTCGATGTAAGCAGCCATCAGGAAAACGTTGACTGGGCCGCAGCGTGGAACCAGGGCGCACGTTTCGCGTACGTCAAGGCAACCGAAGGAACGTCTTACACGAACCCGTATTTCGGGCAGCAATACAACGGGTCTGCAAACGTTGGAATGTACCGCGGTGCTTATCACTTCGCCCTTCCCAACCTTCAGGAAAGTGGTGCAGCACAGGCCAACTATTTCCTGGATCACGGCGGCAATTGGGCTTCCAACACCGGAACGCTGCCGCCGCTGCTGGATATCGAGTACAACCCTTACGCATCCATGGGCAACACCTGCTACAACCTTTCCGCCGGACAAATGGTTTCCTGGATTGCGTCCTTCTCTGACGCCGTTTATGCCCGGACCGGCACCTTTCCGCTGATCTACACGACCACCGACTGGTGGCGCACCTGTACCGGCAACTCGGCCCAGTTCGCCAATCACCGGCTGCACATCGCCAACTACAACACGGTAGGCGCGGGCACCCTGCCCAACGGCTGGTCCACCTACGCTATTTGGCAGTACAGCAGCGCCGGCCCCTACGTCGGCGATTCCAACGTGTGGAACGGCAATGAGGCCAGCCTCGAAGCTGCCACCCGTTACGAGGTCCCGTCCTCCTACGAGAACGTCCGCAGGGCCAGCGGCGTCGGGATTCCCCTGTCCAGGCTGGTGTGCGGGCTGCAGGCCGGCGGTTGCCTCCAGGACTTCCAATCCGGCAGCATCTACTCCACGCCGTCCACGGGCACCCACGCCGTCAGTGGCTCAATCAGGTCAGCTTGGTGGGCCACCGGCGGCCAGGGCGGTGCCTATGGCTACCCCATCTCCGAGCAGGTCTGCGGGCTCAAGGACGGCGGGTGCCTCCAGGACTTCCAGCACGGCACGTTCTACGCCACGCCTTCTAACGGCACCCACGGCGTCAGTGGAAGCATCCGGTCCGTCTGGTGGGCAGCAGGCGGCCAGGGCGGCCCCCAGGGCTACCCCATCTCCGACCTCGTCTGCGGCCTGAAGGACGGCGGCTGCCTCCAGGACTTCCAAAACGGCACCTTCTACGCCAGTGCCGTAACCGCCGCCCGCCCGGTCACCGGAGCCATCCGTGCCGCGTGGTGGGCGGCGGGCGGCCAGAACAGCTCCTACGGCTACCCCATCTCCGACCAGGTCTGCGGCCTCAAGGACGGCGGCTGCCTCCAGGACTTCCAAAACGGCACCTACTACATCACCCCGGCCAACGGCACCCGCGCCGTCACCGGCACCATCAGGAAATCGTGGTGGGCAGCAGGCGGCCAGGGCGGCCCCCAGGGCTACCCCATCTCCGACCAGGTCTGCGGCCTCAAGGACGGCGGCTGCCTCCAGGACTTCCAAAACGGCACCTACTACATCACCCCGGCCAACGGCACCCGCGCCGTCACCGGCACCATCAGGAAATCGTGGTGGGCAGCAGGCGGCCAGGGCGGCCCCCAGGGCTACCCCGTCTCCGACCAGGTCTGCGGCCTCAAGGACGGCGGCTGCCTCCAGGACTTCCAAAACGGCACCTACTACATCACCCCGGCCAACGGCACCCGCGCCGTCACCGGCACCATCAGGAAATCGTGGTGGGCAGCAGGCGGCCAGGGCGGCCCCCAGGGCTACCCCGTCTCCGACCAGGTCTGCGGCCTCAAGGACGGCGGCTGCCTCCAGGACTTCCAAAACGGCACCTACTACATCACCCCGGCCAACGGCACCCGCGCCGTCACCGGCACCATCAGGAAATCGTGGTGGGCAGCAGGTGGCCAGGGCGGCCCCCAGGGCTACCCCGTCTCCGACCAGGTCTGCGGCCTCAAGGACGGCGGCTGCCTCCAGGACTTCCAAAACGGCACCTACTACATCACCCCGGCCAACGGCACCCGCGCCGTCAGCGGCACCATCCGCTCTGCATGGTGGGCAGCGGGCGGCCAGGGCGGCCCCCAGGGCTACCCCATCTCCGACCAGGTCTGCGGACTCAAGGACGGCGGGTGCCTCCAGGACTTCCAAAACGGCACCTACTACATCACCCCGGCCAACGGCACCCGCGCCGTCAGCGGCACCATCCGCTCTGCATGGTGGGCAGCAGGCGGCCAGGGCGGCCCCCAGGGCTACCCCATCTCCGACCAGGTCTGCGGACTCAAGGACGGCGGCTGCCTCCAGGACTTCCAAAACGGCACCTACTACATCACCCCGGCCAACGGCACCCGCGCGGTCACCGGCGCCATCCGCTCTGCATGGTGGGCAGCGGGCGGCCAGGGTGGCGTCTACGGCTACCCGGTCTCCGACCAGGTCTGCGCATCAGACAGAATCTGCGTACAGGACTTCGAGAAGGGCACCATCAAGAAATGAGTGAGTCCCCCCTCCGCCGTTTCCCGCGCCGGGGAACGGCCCCCGGCGCGGAGCACGATGCAGTCATTGGTATGATGGCCTCGATGCCTTCCTCAACCCGCACCCTAGTGATTATTCCTGCCTGGAATGAAGAAGCCGCCCTCCCGGAGACCATCCGTGAAATCAAGG
This Arthrobacter sp. zg-Y20 DNA region includes the following protein-coding sequences:
- a CDS encoding D-alanyl-D-alanine carboxypeptidase family protein; translated protein: MRLTRSSLAVANAVVLLAAFAGVSGATAGQETAIDSAHASFGGSSGGLGAPTGRETCGQRDNGCIRTYQHGAIVWTPATGAMPVWGAIRAAWEADAAEEGPLGYPVEAPVCGDGSCRQHFQRGLITWSPSTGAAVQRDIDDPASVGAVVNKQRPFGPADYAPADLVPAGGSTLRAEAADAFSRMQADAAAAGADLALVSAYRSYSAQSAVYDSYVARYGVEAADRISARPGHSEHQSGLAADVGAADGSCQLQACFAQTPAGQWVEANAHRFGFIVRYPEGAEPVTGYAYEPWHLRYVGDSMAAGLRASGAGTLETYLGLAPAPGY
- a CDS encoding GH25 family lysozyme — its product is MKNRYVFRMAGAALALALSFSVVQPAAGWAQNQAGEQAVEAVPGNTPAAQTTEPADPAVREGETVPSAPPESAADGPAQAPADAAQTPGSTPSPSSAPTAPADGAPAEDTDLLDEVGPLGARMGQGLERLLTTGDPQVPTPEETALREAADAGALPAPEAVTPNPIAGPAAAVDPAASRSAKAPGTLRIEAAFTASDTAGVSPAADWRPQGLQGLDVSSHQENVDWAAAWNQGARFAYVKATEGTSYTNPYFGQQYNGSANVGMYRGAYHFALPNLQESGAAQANYFLDHGGNWASNTGTLPPLLDIEYNPYASMGNTCYNLSAGQMVSWIASFSDAVYARTGTFPLIYTTTDWWRTCTGNSAQFANHRLHIANYNTVGAGTLPNGWSTYAIWQYSSAGPYVGDSNVWNGNEASLEAATRYEVPSSYENVRRASGVGIPLSRLVCGLQAGGCLQDFQSGSIYSTPSTGTHAVSGSIRSAWWATGGQGGAYGYPISEQVCGLKDGGCLQDFQHGTFYATPSNGTHGVSGSIRSVWWAAGGQGGPQGYPISDLVCGLKDGGCLQDFQNGTFYASAVTAARPVTGAIRAAWWAAGGQNSSYGYPISDQVCGLKDGGCLQDFQNGTYYITPANGTRAVTGTIRKSWWAAGGQGGPQGYPISDQVCGLKDGGCLQDFQNGTYYITPANGTRAVTGTIRKSWWAAGGQGGPQGYPVSDQVCGLKDGGCLQDFQNGTYYITPANGTRAVTGTIRKSWWAAGGQGGPQGYPVSDQVCGLKDGGCLQDFQNGTYYITPANGTRAVTGTIRKSWWAAGGQGGPQGYPVSDQVCGLKDGGCLQDFQNGTYYITPANGTRAVSGTIRSAWWAAGGQGGPQGYPISDQVCGLKDGGCLQDFQNGTYYITPANGTRAVSGTIRSAWWAAGGQGGPQGYPISDQVCGLKDGGCLQDFQNGTYYITPANGTRAVTGAIRSAWWAAGGQGGVYGYPVSDQVCASDRICVQDFEKGTIKK